A window of Komagataella phaffii GS115 chromosome 1, complete sequence contains these coding sequences:
- a CDS encoding Nucleolar protein, required for pre-25S rRNA processing produces the protein MAKDTKEKEKANETSNVLEDIFGAPSAVDSSVSSLFSQPSAVDQNALLVRKRAIINPKRKIKKDTADKNNTESKQSESADVEEDNEEKSEPALKKQKRGSKEDEDEDLETRYLAKLNGKEKDSSEKSEDKKKGKKAIKRVDPNAVKESAFEQSERTVFVGNLPVIVAIEREEKEEFKEYMAKIGPVESIRFRSIAFKLPMPRRDAFLSKAFDETRSALNAYVVYENKNDSKKAKELNGKVFKDHHLRVDHVAHPSPQDNKKSIFIGNLDFEEEEESLWKYFTEKVGQDKVENVRIIRDTKTNFGKGFAMVQFKDFLEVDKCLMLNGEELSTSVKPKKRTMRISRCRNIPKPADKWFGGKEHTNLSEKDKTIMGRAKKVLSKKDRALVGSLVIEGQRAEKGVKVRGMSGKGKATGVKKPRSKEGRAARRSEEHKKKLEQELKEKTK, from the coding sequence ATGGCTAAGGATacgaaagagaaagagaaggctAATGAGACCTCCAATGTTCTAGAGGATATTTTTGGAGCACCATCGGCAGTTGATTCCAGCGTTAGCTCGTTGTTCAGTCAGCCGAGTGCAGTAGATCAAAATGCTCTTCTAGTAAGAAAGAGAGCTATTATCAATCCGAAACGTaaaatcaagaaggatACAGCCGACAAAAACAATACGGAGTCCAAGCAGAGTGAATCTGCGGATGTGGAAGAGgacaatgaagaaaagTCTGAACCAGCATtaaagaaacagaaacgAGGATCtaaagaagatgaggacGAAGACCTGGAAACTAGATATCTAGCTAAGTTGAAtggaaaagagaaagattcttctgaaaaatctgaagACAAAAAGAAGGGGAAGAAAGCTATAAAACGAGTGGATCCCAATGCAGTGAAAGAATCTGCTTTTGAACAATCAGAACGTACTGTGTTTGTGGGAAACTTACCAGTGATAGTAGCCATAGAGagagaggaaaaagaggaaTTTAAAGAATACATGGCCAAGATTGGACCAGTAGAGTCGATTAGATTCAGATCTATCGCCTTTAAGCTTCCAATGCCAAGAAGGGATGCGTTTTTGAGTAAGGCGTTCGATGAGACTAGATCTGCACTTAATGCCTACGTCGTTTACGAGAATAAGAACGATTCtaaaaaagcaaaagaacTCAACGGCAAAGTGTTCAAAGATCATCATTTGAGAGTGGACCATGTAGCTCATCCGTCCCCACAAGACAACAAGAAGAGTATTTTCATTGGAAAccttgattttgaagaggaggaggaaAGCTTATGGAAGTATTTCACAGAAAAAGTTGGCCAAGATAAAGTAGAGAACGTCCGTATCATTAGAGACACCAAGACGAACTTTGGTAAAGGATTTGCCATGGTTCAATTCAAGGATTTTCTGGAGGTAGACAAGTGTCTAATGTTGAATGGAGAAGAATTATCCACCAGTGTTAAACCAAAGAAACGTACCATGCGTATCTCTCGTTGCAGAAATATCCCCAAGCCAGCTGACAAGTGGTTTGGAGGCAAAGAGCATACCAATTTATCCGAAAAGGATAAAACCATCATGGGAAGAGCAAAAAAGGTGCTCAGTAAGAAAGACAGAGCTTTAGTTGGATCCTTAGTCATTGAAGGGCAACGTGCTGAGAAAGGTGTCAAGGTAAGAGGTATGTCTGGAAAGGGTAAAGCTACAGGGGTGAAGAAACCACGTTCGAAAGAAGGAAGGGCTGCTAGACGATCAGAAGAGcacaagaagaagttggaacaggaactcaaagaaaagaccaagTAG
- a CDS encoding Glutathione synthetase: MTAPKPLPTLNEDRQSELVNNLSHWALGNGLAMYPTNFELHNTGYAPVTLFPTPFPRGQFEKALAVQEDFNELYAQVVKNQEWLGSILEDLSQFDRDFTGKLWEIYKEAKKIGIVQPVSLGLFRSDYMVDTLSAPSFDGINGKIKQIEFNTVSVSFGGLSPKVAQLHRYLNENGNYHNEGKLHFEDDELPNSESTVSLADGLAKAAAYYNTSESVESSVVLVVVQNNERNVFDQRALEFELLKRHKVRSIRLRMEDISASIDIDEQTRRIRLKTTGEEVSVIYYRSAYAPSDFSNLQNWQTRLELEVTKAIKCPSVLTQLSGCKKVQQILSTKEAIQQFLPTKNDQDLSTLCDTFVKLYPLDNSELGQKAKKLAFEKPEQFVLKPQREGGGNNIYKENIVPFLQSLNEKDWQGYILMELIRPPASKNKIIREGKIYEEDIISELGVFGTLLFNENSGQILSNEVSGWLLRSKFSSSNEGGVAAGFGCVDSVYLF; this comes from the coding sequence ATGACTGCACCAAAACCTCTTCCTACGCTAAATGAAGACCGCCAATCTGAATTGGTCAATAATCTGAGCCATTGGGCGCTAGGAAATGGTTTAGCGATGTACCCCACCAATTTTGAGCTTCATAACACTGGCTATGCACCAGTTACCCTTTTTCCAACACCATTTCCAAGAGGACAATTTGAGAAGGCATTGGCCGTTCAGGAAGACTTTAATGAGCTCTATGCTCAGGTAGTCAAAAATCAGGAATGGCTGGGCTCAATTCTGGAGGACTTATCTCAATTTGATAGGGATTTTACTGGTAAGTTATGGGAAATTTACAAGGaggccaagaagattggaatTGTTCAACCAGTCTCATTGGGCTTGTTTCGATCCGATTACATGGTGGATACGTTATCTGCTCCCTCATTTGATGGTATAAatggaaaaatcaaacaaattGAATTCAACACTGTTAGTGTATCCTTTGGGGGGTTATCACCCAAGGTTGCCCAGCTTCACAGGTACTTAAATGAGAATGGTAATTACCACAATGAGGGTAAGcttcattttgaagatgatgagcTTCCAAATTCTGAATCGACAGTTTCTTTGGCCGATGGTTTGGCAAAAGCTGCCGCGTATTATAATACTAGTGAGTCTGTTGAGTCCTCTGTTGTGCTAGTGGTAGTGCAAAATAATGAACGAAACGTTTTTGACCAAAGGGCCCTTGAATTCGAACTGTTAAAACGTCATAAAGTTAGATCTATTCGATTGCGCATGGAAGATATATCTGCAAGtattgatattgatgaGCAAACGAGAAGAATTCGACTGAAAACGACGGGGGAAGAAGTTTCAGTTATCTATTATCGTTCAGCTTATGCACCAAGTGATTTTAGTAACTTGCAAAACTGGCAGACAAGGCTGGAATTGGAGGTGACCAAAGCTATCAAATGTCCAAGTGTTCTGACCCAGCTTAGCGGTTGtaaaaaagttcaacaaattcTATCTACAAAAGAGGCAATACAGCAGTTTCTACCTACAAAAAATGACCAGGACCTGAGTACCTTATGCGATACATTCGTCAAATTGTACCCACTGGACAACTCTGAGCTTGGACAAAAGGCCAAGAAActtgcttttgaaaaaccGGAGCAGTTTGTTTTGAAACCTCAGAGAGAAGGTGGAGGTAATAACAtttacaaagaaaatattgTTCCCTTTCTACAGAGTTTAAATGAGAAAGATTGGCAAGGCTATATACTCATGGAACTGATTCGCCCACCAGCCTCAAAGAATAAGATAATACGTGAGGGGAAAATATATGAGGAAGACATTATTAGTGAATTGGGTGTGTTTGGAACATTATTGTTCAATGAAAACTCGGGGCAAATCCTTAGCAATGAAGTTTCGGGTTGGCTATTACGTTCCAAGTTCAGCTCCTCTAATGAGGGAGGTGTTGCTGCTGGGTTTGGATGTGTTGACAGTGTTTATCTCTTCTAA
- a CDS encoding Dolichyl-diphosphooligosaccharide--protein glycosyltransferase subunit STT3 codes for MVTINDQGYITVNDRVLKLIKSLLIVLIFISITIAAVSSRLFSVIRFESIIHEFDPWFNFRATKYLVHNGFYKFLNWFDDKTWYPLGRVTGGTLYPGLMVTSAVIHNLLAKIGLPIDIRNICVMLAPAFSSLTAIAMYFLTLELTNDSESIANGTAKATAALFSAIFMGITPGYISRSVAGSYDNEAIAITLLMVTFYFWIKAVKLGSIFYSSVTALFYFYMVSAWGGYVFITNLIPLHVFVLLLMGRFTHKIYVSYTTWYVLGTLMSMQIPFVGFLPIRSNDHMAPLGVFGLIQLVLIGDFFKSQLSRKVFIKLAIASGVVIGILGVVGLVLATKIGLIAPWTGRFYSLWDTNYAKIHIPIIASVSEHQPTPWASFFFDLNFLIWLFPVGVWFCFQELTDGAVFVIIYSVLASYFAGVMVRLILTLAPIVCVCGAIAITKLFEVYSDFTDVVKGKSGNFFTLFSKLAVLGSFGFYLFFYVKHCTWVTENAYSSPSVVLASHAADGSQILIDDYREAYYWLRMNTPEDAKVMAWWDYGYQIGGMADRTTFVDNNTWNNTHIATVGKAMAVSEEKSEVIMRQLGVDYILVIFGGVLGYSGDDINKFLWMVRISEGIWPEEVSERGYFTPRGEYKIDDNAAQAMKDSMLYKMSFYRFGELFPSGDAIDRVRGQRLSRSYAESIDLNIVEEVFTSENWLVRLYKLKEPDNLGRSLLTLKDNEKKLATKKGRRLRVNKKPSLDLRV; via the coding sequence ATGGTTACTATTAACGATCAGGGGTATATCACCGTTAACGATAGGGTGCTAAAGCTCATAAAGAGCCTTTTGATCGTGCTTATTTTCATAAGCATAACAATTGCAGCAGTTTCATCACGATTGTTCTCAGTGATTCGGTTTGAGTCAATTATCCATGAATTCGACCCATGGTTCAACTTTAGAGCCACAAAGTATTTGGTTCACAATGGATTTtacaagttcttgaacTGGTTTGATGACAAGACTTGGTATCCTCTAGGACGAGTCACTGGTGGGACTCTTTATCCAGGTTTGATGGTCACTAGTGCCGTCATTCACAACCTGTTGGCCAAGATCGGACTTCCAATTGATATTAGAAACATCTGTGTCATGTTAGCTCCTGCTTTCAGTTCATTGACTGCCATTGCTATGTACTTTTTGACCTTGGAACTGACCAATGACTCTGAATCCATCGCCAATGGGACTGCAAAGGCAACTGCCGCTTTGTTCAGTGCAATTTTCATGGGAATTACTCCAGGTTATATTTCTCGTTCGGTGGCAGGCTCTTATGATAATGAAGCTATCGCTATCACTTTGTTGATGGTGACTTTTTACTTCTGGATTAAAGCTGTTAAATTAGGATCCATTTTTTACAGTTCCGTCACTGCTTTGTTTTACTTTTACATGGTCAGTGCTTGGGGTGGATATGTTTTCATCACAAACCTGATTCCTCTTCACGTGTTTGTTCTACTTTTGATGGGAAGGTTCACTCACAAGATTTACGTCAGTTATACTACTTGGTACGTCCTTGGAACTCTTATGAGTATGCAGATCCCCTTCGTCGGCTTTTTGCCCATTCGTTCCAATGATCATATGGCTCCATTAGGTGTTTTCGGCCTCATCCAACTTGTTTTGATTGGagatttcttcaaatctcAACTGTCCCGTAAAGTTTTTATCAAGCTGGCGATTGCTTCTGGTGTCGTTATTGGTATCCTAGGTGTTGTTGGCTTGGTTCTTGCTACTAAAATTGGTCTTATCGCTCCATGGACCGGAAGATTCTACTCATTATGGGATACCAATTACGCAAAGATTCATATTCCAATCATCGCATCGGTCTCTGAACATCAACCTACCCCATGGGcttcatttttctttgatttaAACTTCTTGATTTGGTTGTTTCCAGTAGGTGTGTGGTTCTGTTTCCAAGAATTGACTGATGGAGCAGTGTTTGTGATCATCTACTCTGTTCTTGCCAGTTACTTTGCTGGAGTCATGGTTAGACTAATATTGACCTTAGCTCCAATTGTTTGTGTATGTGGTGCTATTGCCATTACTAAACTTTTCGAAGTGTATTCTGATTTCACGGACGTTGTCAAAGGCAAATCAGGAAACTTCTTTACCTTATTCTCCAAGCTGGCTGTTTTGGgctcttttggattttATCTTTTCTTTTACGTCAAGCACTGCACATGGGTCACTGAGAACGCGTACTCATCCCCTTCGGTTGTTCTTGCCTCTCACGCAGCAGATGGTTCTCAAATTTTAATCGATGACTATCGTGAAGCATATTACTGGCTTCGTATGAATACTCCGGAAGATGCCAAGGTAATGGCCTGGTGGGATTACGGTTATCAAATCGGAGGAATGGCTGATAGAACTACGTTTGTTGATAACAATACCTGGAACAACACACACATAGCAACTGTTGGTAAGGCAATGGCTGTatctgaagaaaaatcagaAGTCATCATGAGACAACTCGGAGTTGATTACATTTTGGTCATTTTCGGGGGTGTTCTTGGATATTCTGGCGATGACATAAACAAATTCTTATGGATGGTCAGAATTTCCGAAGGTATCTGGCCCGAGGAAGTCAGCGAAAGAGGATACTTTACCCCCAGAGGAGAATATAAAATTGATGACAATGCAGCTCAAGCCATGAAAGACTCAATGCTGTACAAGATGTCATTTTACAGATTCGGTGAACTTTTCCCCTCTGGAGATGCCATAGACCGTGTCAGAGGTCAAAGATTGAGTCGCTCTTACGCTGAGTCTATAGATCTTaacattgttgaagaagtaTTCACAAGTGAGAACTGGCTGGTTCGTCTTTACAAGCTCAAAGAGCCAGACAACTTGGGAAGAAGCCTACTGACCCTGAAGGATAACGAGAAAAAGTTGGCCACTAAAAAAGGTCGCAGATTGAGGGTCAACAAGAAACCCTCATTGGATCTACGGGTGTAG
- a CDS encoding Kinesin-related motor protein involved in mitotic spindle positioning, whose protein sequence is MKPHTRDSSITVAVRVRPFTEAERPFLVQNQDENDLFLGGGSLAQASSRKSDVYERESMAKFFPKGIRKVVDVVDDRMLIFDPNESNPLNQIPLNNLSSRRARIREHRFIFDRLFDEDTTQKTVYENTTRPLLDSILDGFNATVFAYGATGCGKTHTITGTLEDPGVIFLTMQELFQRIEDLSNDKIIELNLSYLEIYNETIRDLLNPSMDQRKLILREDEQKRIIVSNLSTHHPVSVDEVMDMIVKGNANRTISPTEANLTSSRSHAVLQINLMIKNKTPDINENHMYSTLSLIDLAGSERAAATKNRGIRLHEGANINKSLLSLGNCINALCDPRRRNHVPYRDSKLTRLLKFSLGGNCKTVMIVCISPSSGHYDETLNTLKYANRAKEIKTKLIRNQHNLTRHVGSYLKMITEQKQEIMDLKSRESRVVENALLKRENVVSSCQEEFSKILQGLKHSLASKSNILLNRAYLLGSRQLWQLYSKAIESFLENLESIGTDWDHLVSGFSEMVRLVQSLSAKVNKLIEDNYKALHSETEIEHITTASCQLELKRLAELDGWTDFHTTQFNNQVALLKESFEREENILSQTVFELCLPQLKRLPLMESDIFPSLHFLLKLVQEIESEEVQKKLDSLVRRFSDTISEALQYELSFTVDKSNLPLPASWVFEGESISYGSTQSTQPLRATPPRMKLSKEKQYSFSPKTPLWKRWFNSPIKKPQRLKGKKVRWSMPYTNENIHEDGEKDFNEDDEEQQHMETSLEDSDVDMDKFVDAMDISPLPDAADSSFSTVKASRQSSLTTRKLIPSKQSKSLLSSLKNAEAQPDETEIVPPLGAPSRMNLVEPNMVLEDNNK, encoded by the coding sequence ATGAAGCCGCACACCAGAGATTCATCTATCACGGTTGCAGTCCGTGTTCGTCCATTCACAGAAGCTGAACGGCCTTTCttggttcaaaatcaagatgagaatgatCTCTTTTTGGGAGGAGGTTCATTGGCCCAGGCATCTTCTAGAAAGTCAGATGTCTACGAGAGAGAATCGATGGCTAAATTTTTCCCCAAAGGAATCAGAAAAGTCGTTGATGTGGTCGACGATCGAATGTTGATATTTGATCCAAATGAGTCCAATCCACTGAACCAAATACCCTTAAATAACCTATCGTCAAGGAGAGCCAGAATACGGGAACACAGATTTATATTTGATAGGTTGTTTGACGAGGACACCACCCAGAAGACAGTTTACGAAAACACCACCAGGCCTCTGCTAGATAGCATCTTGGATGGATTCAACGCAACCGTTTTTGCATATGGAGCCACCGGCTGTGGTAAAACACACACAATTACTGgaactttggaagatccGGGTGTGATTTTCCTCACTATGCAAGAgttatttcaaagaattgaagatcTATCCAACGATAAAATCATCGAACTCAATCTCAGTTATCTGGAAATTTACAATGAAACCATCAGAGACTTGTTGAACCCCTCTAtggatcaaagaaaactaatACTACGAGAAGATGAACAGAAGCGAATTATCGTATCCAATTTGTCAACGCATCATCCCGTCTCTGTTGACGAAGTAATGGATATGATAGTGAAAGGAAACGCAAATAGAACAATCTCTCCAACAGAGGCTAATTTGACATCGTCTCGTTCACACGCAGTACTTCAAATCAATCTAATgatcaaaaacaaaaccCCTGACATAAATGAGAATCACATGTATTCAACTTTATCATTGATTGATCTAGCAGGAAGTGAAAGAGCTGCTGCTACCAAAAATAGAGGTATAAGACTGCACGAAGGAGCAAATATCAATAAATCATTGCTTTCATTGGGGAACTGTATTAATGCATTATGTGATCCTAGAAGACGAAATCACGTTCCATACAGAGATTCAAAGCTAACAAGATTGCTAAAGTTCTCCCTTGGTGGAAACTGCAAAACTGTCATGATTGTCTGTATATCACCGTCTTCGGGTCACTATGATGAGACGTTAAACACATTAAAATATGCCAATAGAGCTAAAGAAATCAAGACTAAACTAATTCGAAATCAGCATAATTTAACCAGGCACGTTGGATCctatttgaagatgatcaCAGAGCAAAAGCAGGAGATAATGGATTTAAAATCTAGAGAGTCTAGGGTTGTGGAGAATGCACTTTTGAAACGAGAAAACGTAGTAAGTTCTTGTCAAGAagagttttccaaaattttgCAAGGACTGAAGCACTCTTTGGCATCAAAATCCAATATTCTATTGAATAGGGCATACTTATTAGGATCGCGTCAACTATGGCAGCTTTATTCCAAAGCGATAGAAtcatttttggagaacttgGAGTCCATCGGCACTGATTGGGACCATTTGGTTTCTGGGTTTTCAGAAATGGTTCGGCTTGTGCAATCGTTGTCAGCAAAGGTGAACAAATTAATTGAAGATAATTACAAAGCATTGCACAGCGAAACAGAGATCGAACACATTACAACTGCCAGTTGTCAACTGGAACTAAAAAGGCTTGCCGAATTAGACGGATGGACTGACTTTCATACGACACAATTCAATAATCAAGTTGCCTTACTTAAAGAATCTTTCGAAAGGGAGGAAAACATTCTATCCCAGACAGTTTTTGAGTTGTGTTTACCACAATTAAAAAGGCTTCCGCTGATGGAATCCGACATATTTCCGTCccttcattttcttttaaAACTTGTACAAGAGATAGAGAGTGAAGAGGTGCAAAAGAAGTTGGACTCATTGGTAAGAAGATTTTCGGATACAATTTCAGAAGCTTTGCAGTATGAGTTGAGTTTCACTGTTGATAAATCCAACCTTCCCCTGCCAGCAAGTTGGGTATTTGAGGGCGAGAGCATTTCGTATGGTTCAACGCAGTCTACTCAACCATTAAGAGCAACACCTCCTCGTATGAAATtgagcaaagaaaaacaatACAGCTTCTCTCCCAAGACACCGCTTTGGAAAAGGTGGTTCAATTCACCAATTAAGAAACCTCAAAGACTaaagggaaagaaagtCCGATGGAGCATGCCCTACACTAACGAAAATATACATGAAGACGGGGAGAAGGATTTTAacgaagatgatgaagagcaACAGCATATGGAAACCAGTCTTGAAGATTCAGACGTAGACATGGATAAATTTGTTGACGCTATGGATATTTCACCGTTGCCAGATGCCGCAGATTCGTCATTTTCTACGGTTAAAGCTTCCAGACAGAGTTCACTAACCACAAGAAAACTAATTCCGTCCAAACAAAGTAAGAGCCTTCTAAGCTCTTTGAAGAACGCTGAAGCTCAACCAGATGAAACAGAAATAGTTCCACCCTTAGGTGCACCCTCACGAATGAATTTGGTAGAACCTAATATGGTGCTTGAAGATAATAATAAATAG
- a CDS encoding One of three possible beta-subunits of the Snf1 kinase complex codes for MADCVYSLGILGSIFHPKAIESTFHICTGLLCSFQDKLTTASHRKMSGEKKDVLMTDVNELTQSASVMNIDDDGTTASPSSYGDTSKPERRKSTLIFTDDVESPVKMDSGDNENEYGLTNATNENVFTDSSVSPQDSEDANRQQQQLQPQEGKTSSQHHHHHHHHHHHSNQDTSSSISPEDPQLVAIELRWSQGGQKVFVTGSFTGWRKMIALHGPAKDGSFSLKLKLPFGTHRFRFIVDNELRFSDFLPTATDQAGNFVNYLEITPDQFSEKNRSQKSLRTLDSKLGLTQDDDDMGNGYTRYHDEQEQPQTAKKEYITGIPAIFTDPKVMEQYYLTLDNQQGNHNQQQWLIPPQLPPHLENVILNNFSNDKENNSGSLPIPNHVVLNHLATTSIKHNTLAVASVVRYQRKYATQILYAPLQ; via the coding sequence ATGGCTGACTGCGTGTATTCACTAGGAATTCTGGGTTCCATTTTCCATCCCAAAGCTATCGAGTCTACTTTCCACATTTGTACTGGCCTGCTGTGTTCCTTCCAAGATAAGCTAACCACTGCGTCCCACCGGAAAATGAGtggagaaaagaaagatgtGCTAATGACAGACGTGAACGAACTCACTCAGTCTGCGTCTGTAATGAATATCGACGATGACGGCACCACTGCCTCGCCATCTTCTTATGGGGACACTTCGAAACCcgaaagaagaaaatcaacGTTGATATTTACAGACGATGTTGAGTCTCCAGTCAAGATGGATAGTGGAGATAACGAGAATGAATATGGCTTGACAAATGCTACGAACGAGAACGTTTTTACTGATTCTTCTGTCAGTCCCCAGGATTCTGAAGATGCAAACCGCCAGCAGCAGCAGTTACAGCCACAAGAAGGGAAAACCTCCAGtcagcatcatcatcaccaCCATCACCACCACCATCATAGTAATCAAGATACTTCCAGCTCAATTTCTCCAGAAGACCCCCAACTTGTTGCTATAGAATTGAGGTGGTCTCAAGGTGGGCAGAAAGTATTTGTCACTGGTTCCTTCACAGGCTGGAGAAAGATGATCGCTTTACACGGACCGGCCAAAGATGgctctttttctttaaAACTCAAGCTGCCATTTGGTACTCATAGATTCAGATTTATCGTAGACAATGAGTTGCGGTTCAGTGACTTCCTCCCAACTGCTACCGACCAAGCTGGTAACTTTGTCAACTACTTAGAAATTACACCCGACCAATTCTCTGAAAAGAATCGGTCTCAAAAATCACTCCGTACTCTAGACTCCAAACTAGGTTTAACCCAGGATGATGACGACATGGGAAACGGTTATACCAGATATCACGACGAGCAAGAACAGCCACAAACTGCCAAGAAAGAATACATCACAGGTATACCTGCTATTTTTACAGATCCTAAGGTAATGGAACAATACTATTTAACTCTAGACAATCAACAGGGTAACCACAACCAACAACAATGGTTGATTCCTCCACAACTACCCCCACATTTAGAGAATGTCATACTGAATAACTTCTCCAACGATAAGGAGAACAACTCTGGATCCCTTCCCATTCCCAACCACGTGGTTTTGAACCATCTTGCGACCACGAGTATCAAACATAATACTTTGGCGGTGGCTTCAGTGGTTAGGTATCAGAGGAAGTATGCCACCCAGATTCTCTACGCTCCTCTTCAGTAG
- a CDS encoding Protein involved in exosome mediated 3' to 5' mRNA degradation translates to MGKQFISTQIIRGHKSDVYDVAVCSKFTVSVSGDGHIKTWSHKGEEEPVNDILVDSLGLHHVDFWENDGILIIGTVAFSGILYLFQYIDNELVPLNCELKKNNWALKFHVGVEDQKHRLLTTQHNGSAEVYELTVEEGKFSLQHEKTLEDLNRTFALSIDVSSTEDSKIAIGYMNGTVSLYDFRTLRSSYTFTSTAIKSESSAVRCVKFSPGGTLLAVASDSESYGTISLYDVKFGEMAGSLIAPTNSNHAIGAGFAHERWCFSLDFNQDGSFLASGGMDQKVRIWDVTTREVEATITMALTDLPDDKLTDDLNSNSNIGCLSLKYFGKGIRQIDGDDRNEGLVLVGLDQSVRWYREAGGV, encoded by the coding sequence ATGGGAAAACAATTCATTTCCACTCAAATCATCAGAGGGCACAAATCTGATGTCTATGACGTTGCCGTTTGCAGCAAATTTACCGTGTCCGTTTCTGGAGACGGTCACATAAAAACATGGTCTCATAAAGGAGAGGAGGAACCAGTCAACGATATATTAGTTGACAGTTTAGGGTTACACCATGTAGATTTCTGGGAAAATGACGGCATTTTGATCATAGGAACCGTTGCATTCTCTGGTATCCTGTACTTGTTCCAGTATATAGACAATGAACTGGTTCCTTTAAATTgtgaattgaaaaaaaacaactGGGCACTGAAATTCCACGTCGGTGTAGAAGATCAGAAACATAGATTGTTGACCACTCAACATAACGGTAGCGCTGAAGTATATGAACTCACGGTTGAAGAGGGAAAATTTTCCTTGCAACATGAAAAGACTCTTGAGGATTTGAATCGAACTTTTGCACTTTCCATAGACGTTAGTTCTACTGAGGATTCAAAAATTGCCATTGGATACATGAATGGAACTGTTTCATTATACGATTTCCGAACCCTGAGGTCGTCGTATACTTTTACATCAACTGCCATCAAGAGTGAATCGTCAGCTGTTCGTTGTGTTAAATTCTCACCTGGTGGGACGTTGCTAGCCGTTGCATCAGACAGTGAATCATATGGAACCATATCCCTTTATGACGTGAAATTTGGAGAGATGGCGGGGTCTTTGATTGCACCAACCAATAGTAACCACGCAATTGGAGCCGGATTTGCCCATGAAAGATGGTGTTTTTCCCTGGATTTCAACCAAGATGGATCATTTCTTGCTAGTGGAGGGATGGACCAGAAAGTTAGAATATGGGACGTCACGACCAGAGAAGTGGAGGCAACAATTACTATGGCTTTAACTGATTTGCCTGATGATAAGTTGACAGATGATCTTAACAGCAATTCTAACATTGGCTGTTTGTCCTTGAAATACTTTGGCAAGGGAATACGTCAAATAGACGGAGATGACCGCAATGAAGGATTGGTGTTGGTAGGATTGGACCAGTCTGTTAGATGGTATAGAGAGGCAGGCGGTGTGTAA